In one window of Zingiber officinale cultivar Zhangliang chromosome 11A, Zo_v1.1, whole genome shotgun sequence DNA:
- the LOC122032959 gene encoding glutamate synthase 1 [NADH], chloroplastic-like isoform X2: MRILGHNGEINTLRGNVNWMKAREGLLKCKELGLSKNEMKKLLPIVDASSSDSGAFDGVLELLVRAGRSLPEAVMMMIPEAWQNDKNMDPDRKALYEYFSALMEPWDGPALISFTDGRYLGATLDRNGLRPGRFYITHNGRVIMASEVGVVDIPPAEVARKGRLNPGMMLLVDFENHVVVDDETLKQQFSQARPYGEWLRRQKICLEDVINSVPKSESIPPSIFGTVRSQTHDEDMENMGLHGLLAPLKAFGYTVEALEMLLLPMAKDATEALGSMGNDAPLAVMSNREKLSFEYFKQMFAQVTNPPIDPIREKIVTSMECMIGPEGDLTETTEEQCHRLSLKGPLLSIDEMEAVKKMNYRGWRSKVLDITYPKEQGRKGLEETLDRICSEARSAIHKGYTTLVLSDRGFSSNHVAVSSLLAVGAVHQHLVSTLERTQVGLLVESAEPREVHHFCTLVGFGADAVCPYLAIEAIWRLQIDGKIPPKADGKFQSREDLVKKYFKASNYGMMKVLAKMGISTLASYKGAQIFEALGLSSEVIEKCFKGTPSRVEGATFEMLAGDSLRLHELAFPTRAPPPSNAEALPNPGDYHWRKGGEIHLNDPLAIAKLQEAAKANSITAYKEYSKRIQELNKNCNLRGILKFKDVTEKVPLDEVEPASEIVKRFCTGAMSYGSISLEAHTTLAIAMNKIGGKSNTGEGGEQPSRMEPLRDGSRNPKRSSIKQVASGRFGVTSYYLSNADELQIKMAQGAKPGEGGELPGHKVIGDIAVTRNSTAGVGLISPPPHHDIYSIEDLAQLIYDLKNSNPGARISVKLVSEAGVGVVASGVVKGHADHVLISGHDGGTGASRWTGIKNAGLPWELGLAETHQTLVANNLRGRTVVQTDGQLKTGRDVAIAALLGAEEFGFSTAPLITLGCIMMRKCHKNTCPVGIATQDPILREKFAGEPEHVINFFFMLAEEVRDIMSQLGFRTMTEMVGRADMLEIDKEVTSSNEKLRNIDLSLLLRPASDIRPGVPQYCIQKQDHGLHVALDQKLISSSKAALEKGLPVYIEMPVRNVNRAVGTMLSHEVTKRYMLKGLPTDSIHIKLVGSAGQSLGAFLCPGITIELEGDSNDYVGKGLCGGKIVVYPPRESQFDPKENIVVGNVALYGATNGEAYFNGMAAERFCVRNSGARAVVEGVGDHGCEYMTGGSVVILGKTGRNFAAGMSGGIAYVFDIDGMFQTRCNPELVDLEKVEDEEDITTLRMMIQQHQRYTRSVLAREVLSDFESLLPKFFKVFPRDYRMILQKIKAEENVKESEEQEEKELMETDAFEELKKLAAASSVAKKEEDLAAAKRPTQVDNAVKHRGFIAYERQSISYRDPNDRIKDWKEVANECKPGPLMKTQSARCMDCGTPFCHQENSGCPLGNKIPEFNELVHQNRWREALDRLLETNNFPEFTGRVCPAPCEGSCVLGIIENPVSIKSIECAIIDKAFEEGWMIPRPPQKRTGKRVAIVGSGPAGLAAADQLNKMGHLVTVYERADRIGGLMMYGVPNMKTDKVEIVQRRVDLMTKEGVNFVVNAHVGTDPKFSLDHLRSQNHAIVLACGATKPRDLPVPGRELSGVHFAMEFLHANTKSLLDSNLWDGKYLSAQGKKVVVIGGGDTGTDCIATSIRHGCTNLVNLELLPEPPKKRAPGNPWPQWPRIFRVDYGHEEATSKFGKDPRTYEVLTKRFVGDENGVVKGLEVVRVHWAKDSSGKFKFEEIKGSEETIEADLVLLAMGFLGPESAIADELGLELDNRSNFMAEYGHFATSVDGVFAAGDCRRGQSLVVWAINEGRQAAAQVDKYLMKDVDTRSKDSPSASSEDLVQKITAQGK; this comes from the exons ATGCGAATTTTGGGCCACAACGGAGAAATCAACACATTGCGGGGCAATGTGAATTG GATGAAGGCACGTGAAGGATTGTTGAAGTGCAAGGAACTAGGTTTGTCAAAGAATGAAATGAAGAAACTTTTGCCTATTGTTGATGCTAGTTCATCTGATTCTG GCGCATTTGATGGTGTCCTTGAGCTTCTGGTCCGTGCTGGCAGAAGTCTTCCTGAAGCTGTTATGATGATGATACCTGAAGCATGGCAGAATGATAAGAACATGGATCCTGATAGGAAGGCTCTCTATGAATATTTCTCAGCTCTTATGGAGCCCTGGGATGGACCCGCCCTCATATCTT TTACGGATGGTCGCTATCTTGGAGCAACATTGGATCGTAATGGTTTGAGACCTGGCCGCTTTTATATCACTCATAATGGACGTGTTATCATGGCTAGTGAAGTAGGTGTTGTAGACATTCCTCCCGCTGAAGTGGCACGGAAAGGAAGGCTCAACCCTGGGATGATGTTGTTGGTGGATTTTGAAAATCATGTTGTTGTTGATGATGAGACACTTAAGCAGCAATTTTCACAGGCTAGACCATATGGAGAATGGCTTAGGAGACAGAAGATTTGCCTCGAAGATGTTATCAATTCTGTCCCTAAAAGTGAAAGTATTCCTCCAAGCATTTTTGGAACTGTACGG TCTCAGACTCATGATGAGGACATGGAAAACATGGGGCTTCATGGTCTTCTGGCACCACTGAAAGCCTTTGG CTATACTGTTGAAGCATTGGAAATGCTGTTGCTGCCAATGGCAAAAGATGCCACTGAAGCTCTAGGTTCAATGGGAAATGATGCTCCCTTGGCCGTGATGTCAAATAGAGAGAAACTTAGCTTTGAATACTTCAAGCAGATGTTTGCTCAAGTTACAAATCCGCCAATTGATCCGATCCGGGAGAAAATAGTTACATCCATGGAGTGCATGATTGGTCCTGAAGGGGATCTTACTGAAACCACTGAAGAGCAGTGCCATCGCCTGTCATTGAAAGGGCCTCTTCTATCCATTGACGAAATGGAAGCTGTAAAAAAGATGAACTACAGAGGTTGGCGCAGCAAAGTACTTGATATCACATATCCAAAGGAGCAAGGCCGAAAGGGTTTGGAGGAAACCTTGGATAGGATTTGTTCAGAAGCTCGTTCTGCTATCCATAAAGGCTATACAACTCTTGTACTGTCTGACAGAG GTTTTTCTTCCAATCATGTTGCTGTAAGCTCCCTCTTGGCAGTTGGTGCTGTCCATCAACATCTAGTCTCAACACTTGAGAGGACACAGGTCGGATTGCTGGTTGAATCTGCAGAGCCCCGTGAAGTGCATCACTTTTGTACTCTTGTTGGGTTTGGAGCTGATGCTGTCTGCCCGTATTTGGCCATAGAAGCAATTTGGCGATTACAAATTGATGGAAAGATCCCTCCTAAAGCAGATGGAAAATTCCAATCAAGGGAGGATCTTGTTAAGAAATACTTTAAAGCCAGCAACTATGGAATGATGAAGGTTCTTGCTAAAATGGGGATATCGACCCTAGCATCTTACAAGGGTGCACAGATTTTTGAAGCTCTAGGACTCTCTTCTGAGGTTATTGAGAAATGCTTCAAAGGAACACCAAGTAGAGTTGAAGGTGCAACATTTGAAATGCTTGCTGGAGATTCACTCCGTCTTCATGAGTTGGCATTTCCAACCAGAGCGCCACCACCCAGTAATGCAGAAGCATTACCTAATCCTGGGGATTACCATTGGAGAAAAGGAGGTGAAATTCACCTTAATGATCCCCTTGCAATTGCTAAGTTGCAAGAGGCAGCCAAAGCTAACAGTATTACCGCATACAAAGAATATTCTAAGCGTATACAGGAGCTGAACAAGAATTGCAACCTTCGTGGAATACTGAAGTTTAAAGATGTCACTGAGAAAGTTCCTTTGGACGAGGTCGAACCTGCTAGTGAGATTGTTAAGCGCTTTTGCACTGGAGCTATGAGTTATGGTTCAATATCATTGGAAGCACATACTACTCTAGCAATTGCTATGAACAAAATTGGAGGCAAATCTAATACTG GTGAGGGAGGCGAGCAACCTTCTCGTATGGAGCCTCTGCGAGATGGTTCAAGGAATCCAAAGAGGAGCTCCATTAAACAAGTAGCAAGTGGTAGGTTTGGTGTAACAAGCTACTACCTGAGCAATGCTGATGAACTCCAGATAAAGATGGCTCAG GGGGCCAAACCGGGCGAGGGGGGTGAACTTCCAGGCCATAAAGTTATTGGTGATATTGCTGTCACAAGAAATTCCACTGCTGGTGTTGGTCTTATTAGTCCTCCACCACACCATGATATCTATTCCATTGAAGATCTTGCACAGCTTATTTATGATCTTAAG AACTCAAATCCTGGCGCCAGAATTAGTGTTAAGCTAGTCTCTGAGGCTGGTGTTGGGGTAGTTGCCAGTGGGGTTGTAAAAGGGCATGCTGACCATGTTTTGATATCTGGGCATGATGGTGGCACAGGAGCTTCTCGTTGGACTGGCATAAAAAATGCTGGTCTGCCCTGGGAGCTTGGATTAGCTGAGACACATCAGACTCTAGTTGCAAATAACCTGCGAGGACGAACAGTAgtgcagacagatgggcagttaAAAACAGGCAGAGATGTTGCAATTGCAGCGCTACTTGGGGCAGAAGAGTTTGGTTTCAGCACTGCACCTCTAATAACTCTTGGCTGCATCATGATGCGAAAGTGTCACAAAAATACTTGCCCGGTTGGAATCGCCACTCAAGATCCTATTCTTCGTGAAAAATTTGCTGGGGAACCTGAACATGTTATAAACTTTTTCTTTATGCTGGCAGAGGAAGTTCGTGATATAATGTCTCAATTGGGCTTTCGGACCATGACCGAGATGGTTGGTCGTGCAGACATGCTTGAGATTGATAAGGAAGTGACTAGTAGTAATGAAAAATTGAGGAATATTGATCTTTCATTGCTTCTTAGACCTGCATCTGATATTCGGCCTGGAGTGCCTCAATATTGCATTCAAAAGCAGGATCATGGATTGCATGTGGCATTGGATCAGAAGCTTATTTCCTCATCAAAAGCTGCTCTTGAAAAAGGATTGCCTGTTTATATTGAGATGCCAGTTCGCAATGTAAACCGTGCTGTGGGTACCATGCTTAGCCATGAGGTAACTAAACGTTATATGTTGAAAGGATTGCCTACAGATTCAATCCATATTAAGCTAGTTGGAAGTGCTGGTCAGAGCCTGGGAGCTTTTCTCTGTCCTGGAATTACTATTGAGCTTGAAGGTGACAGCAATGACTATGTTGGGAAAGGATTATGTGGAGGCAAAATTGTAGTTTATCCACCAAGAGAGAGCCAATTTGATCCAAAAGAAAATATTGTTGTGGGCAATGTTGCATTATATGGTGCCACAAATGGGGAGGCATATTTTAATGGAATGGCTGCAGAAAGATTTTGTGTCCGTAACTCAGGTGCTAGAGCAGTTGTTGAAGGTGTTGGTGATCATGGTTGTGAGTATATGACTGGTGGTAGTGTTGTTATTTTAGGTAAAACTGGGAGAAACTTTGCTGCTGGTATGAGTGGTGGAATTGCTTATGTTTTCGATATTGATGGGATGTTTCAGACACGATGCAATCCTGAGTTGGTTGATCTTGAAAAGGTTGAGGATGAGGAAGACATCACAACATTGAGAATGATGATTCAACAACACCAACGTTATACAAGAAGTGTTCTAGCAAGGGAAGTCCTTTCTGATTTTGAATCTCTGCTGCCCAAGTTTTTCAAAGTGTTTCCAAGGGATTATAGGATGATTCTtcagaaaataaaagcagaagAAAATGTTAAAGAATCTGAGGAGCAAGAAGAAAAAGAGCTAATGGAAACGGATGCATTTGAAGAGCTAAAGAAACTGGCTGCAGCATCTTCTGTTGCTAAG AAAGAAGAAGACTTGGCTGCAGCAAAAAGGCCAACACAGGTTGACAACGCTGTTAAGCATAGAGGTTTTATTGCTTATGAGCGACAAAGTATTTCATATAGGGATCCTAATGATCGAATTAAAGATTGGAAAGAAGTTGCTAACGAGTGTAAGCCAGGGCCACTGATGAAAACACAATCTGCTCGCTGCATGGATTGTGGGACTCCTTTTTGTCATCAG GAAAACTCTGGGTGCCCACTTGGAAATAAAATACCTGAATTTAATGAACTGGTTCATCAAAATAGATGGCGTGAAGCATTGGATCGGCTTCTCGAGACAAATAACTTCCCAGAATTTACTGGCCGAGTCTGCCCGGCTCCTTGTGAAGGATCATGTGTTCTTGGCATCATTGAGAACCCAGTTTCTATTAAAAGTATAGAGTGTGCAATCATAGACAAGGCATTTGAAGAAGGATGGATGATACCTCGTCCTCCACAGAAAAGAACTGG GAAGAGAGTTGCTATTGTTGGTAGTGGTCCAGCTGGGCTTGCTGCTGCTGATCAGTTAAATAAAATGGGTCATTTAGTCACTGTTTACGAACGTGCTGACCGAATTGGAGGGCTTATGATGTATGGTGTTCCAAACATGAAGACGGATAAAGTTGAGATCGTTCAACGTCGTGTGGATCTAATGACCAAGGAAGGTGTTAATTTTGTGGTAAACGCTCATGTCGGAACAGATCCCAAGTTCTCCCTTGACCATCTCCGTTCCCAGAATCATGCAATCGTCTTGGCTTGTGGAGCTACTAAACCAAG GGATCTTCCTGTTCCTGGACGAGAACTCTCTGGAGTCCATTTTGCAATGGAATTTCTCCATGCAAACACTAAAAGTCTGCTTGATAGCAATCTATGGGATGGTAAATATTTGTCTGCACAAGGGAAGAAAGTGGTTGTAATAGGTGGAGGAGATACAGGAACTGATTGTATTGCAACATCTATCCGACATGGCTGTACAAATCTTGTAAATCTAGAACTACTTCCCGAACCACCTAAGAAAAGAGCACCAGGAAATCCATGGCCACAG tggCCTCGGATTTTCCGTGTAGATTATGGTCATGAAGAAGCAACATCCAAGTTTGGAAAAGACCCACGGACGTATGAGGTTCTGACCAAGCGATTTGTGGGAGATGAAAATGGAGTTGTCAAGGGCCTCGAGGTGGTCCGGGTCCATTGGGCAAAGGATAGTAGTGGAAAATTTAAGTTCGAGGAAATCAAGGGCTCTGAGGAGACTATAGAAGCTGATCTAGTTCTCTTAGCTATGGGCTTTCTTGGTCCAGAATCG GCAATTGCTGATGAACTGGGTCTAGAGCTAGACAACAGGTCCAACTTCATGGCGGAGTACGGCCACTTTGCAACCAGTGTAGATGGGGTTTTTGCTGCTGGGGACTGCCGGCGAGGCCAGTCGCTCGTCGTTTGGGCCATCAATGAGGGCCGTCAAGCTGCGGCGCAGGTCGACAAATATCTAATGAAAGATGTGGATACTAGAAGCAAAGACAGCCCCTCTGCTTCCAGCGAAGATTTAGTGCAGAAAATAACTGCTCAGGGAAAATAA